The proteins below are encoded in one region of Picrophilus oshimae DSM 9789:
- the lysS gene encoding homocitrate synthase translates to MIGLLDSTLREGEQTPGVSFSMDARVEIARALSDAGVSMIEAGHPAVSETVLKSIKSIMELKSSGIIRSTIVAHSRAVRSDIDVAASLNIDMIAIFYGISDLHLKYKTLKTREDAIRIIVDSIDYARSYGLNVRFTAEDATRTDYNYLLDVARAARDAGAKRISIADTVGILNPDTSYKLFKMIIKDVKNVEFDIHAHNDLGMAVANSIAAYRAGATIIHSTVNGLGERSGITPTQIIGPALKYHYNEDVIDLKRLYSLSNLVEKYSGVMVPYNYPVTGKNAFTHKSGVHIAGIINKPETYEFMDPCLFGNKRYYTISSYSGRHAVITRLQELGISLNDEHLKILMKMIKNKNRELNDDELYAMAESIKRSAVSM, encoded by the coding sequence ATGATAGGCTTACTTGACAGTACACTTAGAGAGGGAGAGCAGACCCCTGGCGTTTCATTTTCCATGGATGCCCGGGTGGAAATAGCCAGGGCGCTTTCAGATGCTGGCGTTTCAATGATAGAGGCCGGCCATCCGGCAGTTTCAGAAACAGTTTTAAAATCAATAAAAAGCATCATGGAATTAAAATCATCAGGAATAATAAGATCAACGATAGTTGCACACAGCAGGGCCGTAAGATCAGATATAGATGTTGCGGCCTCGCTCAATATCGACATGATAGCAATATTCTATGGAATAAGTGATCTTCATTTAAAATACAAAACGTTAAAGACCCGCGAGGATGCAATAAGAATTATCGTTGATAGCATTGATTATGCAAGGTCATATGGTTTAAATGTAAGATTCACCGCAGAGGATGCCACAAGAACTGATTATAATTATTTACTGGATGTTGCAAGGGCCGCCAGGGATGCAGGTGCAAAAAGAATATCCATAGCGGACACCGTTGGAATATTAAATCCTGACACATCATATAAACTTTTTAAAATGATAATAAAAGACGTAAAAAACGTTGAGTTTGACATACATGCGCATAACGATCTTGGAATGGCAGTTGCAAACAGCATTGCGGCATATCGTGCAGGCGCGACAATAATACATTCAACGGTAAACGGTCTTGGTGAACGCAGCGGTATAACGCCAACACAGATAATAGGCCCGGCACTAAAATACCATTACAATGAGGACGTTATCGATTTAAAAAGGCTCTACAGCCTGTCAAATCTTGTTGAAAAATACAGTGGGGTAATGGTTCCATACAATTATCCGGTAACGGGCAAGAATGCATTTACACATAAATCAGGCGTTCATATAGCCGGTATAATAAACAAACCTGAAACATATGAATTCATGGACCCGTGTTTATTTGGAAATAAAAGGTATTATACAATAAGCAGCTACAGTGGCAGGCATGCAGTAATTACAAGATTGCAGGAGCTTGGAATATCCCTTAACGATGAGCATTTAAAAATATTAATGAAGATGATAAAAAATAAAAATAGGGAATTAAATGATGATGAATTATATGCCATGGCAGAATCAATAAAAAGATCTGCTGTTTCAATGTAA
- a CDS encoding LeuD/DmdB family oxidoreductase small subunit, with product MIKGRVWKFGDDINTDLMYPQICYTMSDDKKPLYTMSANRPGWSSMVKNGDIIIAGKNFGTGSSRPAADNLKALGISAVIAESVNGLFFRNSVNSGLLCIQCPGILNIADEPDIITIDIKNSLIINEAKNKSIKFRAIPESLMEIINAGGIINLLKGKGLLGGPL from the coding sequence ATGATAAAAGGCCGTGTATGGAAGTTTGGCGATGATATTAATACGGATTTAATGTACCCGCAGATATGCTATACAATGAGTGACGATAAAAAGCCATTGTATACAATGAGTGCAAACAGGCCTGGCTGGTCATCAATGGTTAAAAATGGTGATATAATAATAGCAGGTAAAAACTTTGGGACCGGATCATCAAGACCGGCGGCGGATAATCTAAAAGCCCTTGGCATATCTGCCGTAATAGCAGAATCCGTGAATGGTCTATTTTTTAGAAACAGTGTTAACTCAGGACTTTTATGCATACAGTGCCCTGGCATATTAAACATCGCGGATGAGCCAGATATAATAACAATAGATATTAAAAATTCATTAATAATAAACGAGGCAAAAAATAAAAGCATAAAATTCAGGGCGATACCAGAATCATTAATGGAAATAATAAATGCAGGCGGTATAATAAATCTGCTAAAAGGTAAGGGCCTTCTTGGAGGTCCACTTTAA
- a CDS encoding 3-isopropylmalate dehydratase large subunit, with protein MNAIEKILALHSDKKNVSPGDIVEVSVDMAIILDIIAMHNEFINNPPLKPFDKDKIAIIFDHFVPAPSIEIANRLDKIRKLARIWNIKNFFDYSGGISHVLAAENRWILPGSIIANTDSHTVNTGAYNSLGRGLGTPEIMSVIATGRTWFIVGETINVVFKNYLKSNVSAKDIFFYMAKTIGSIPNKNIEFSGNLKSLTIDDRASISTMCAEMNVEFALFPNDDVLRAYMSNRSLYNVVSDGDYSDQYEIDLNEVQSMVARPGKIIDNIVNAGDEKTEITQAVIGSCANGRLSDIRDAARILKNKKINKNVRLIVTPASMEIYKRALELGYIKDIIDAGGIVTNPTCGACLGGHMGIASDNDVIISSTTRNFQGRMGSPGARIYLGSAATVAASALNGYITDPGDLQ; from the coding sequence ATGAATGCCATTGAAAAGATACTTGCATTGCATTCAGATAAAAAAAATGTATCACCAGGCGATATTGTTGAGGTAAGCGTTGATATGGCAATAATACTTGATATAATAGCAATGCACAATGAGTTTATAAACAACCCGCCATTAAAACCGTTTGATAAAGATAAGATAGCAATAATCTTTGATCACTTTGTGCCGGCGCCAAGCATAGAAATCGCAAACAGGCTTGACAAGATAAGAAAGCTTGCAAGAATATGGAACATAAAGAATTTTTTTGATTATAGCGGTGGCATATCACATGTTCTTGCCGCGGAGAACAGATGGATACTTCCAGGAAGCATAATAGCAAATACGGATTCGCATACCGTTAACACCGGTGCATATAACAGCCTTGGCCGTGGCCTCGGCACACCAGAAATAATGAGCGTGATAGCAACAGGAAGGACCTGGTTCATTGTTGGCGAAACAATAAATGTTGTTTTTAAAAATTATTTAAAAAGCAATGTCAGTGCAAAGGACATCTTCTTTTACATGGCAAAGACTATAGGAAGCATACCAAATAAAAACATAGAATTCTCTGGAAATCTTAAAAGCCTCACCATTGATGACAGGGCATCGATATCGACAATGTGTGCGGAGATGAATGTGGAATTTGCGCTTTTCCCAAACGATGATGTTTTAAGGGCCTACATGTCAAACAGGTCTCTATATAATGTTGTCTCAGATGGTGATTATTCAGATCAATATGAAATAGACCTAAACGAGGTTCAAAGCATGGTTGCAAGACCTGGAAAGATCATAGATAATATAGTCAATGCCGGAGATGAAAAAACAGAGATCACCCAGGCTGTTATAGGTTCATGTGCCAATGGAAGGCTCTCAGATATAAGGGATGCGGCCAGGATTTTAAAAAATAAAAAGATAAATAAAAATGTAAGGTTGATTGTTACACCAGCATCCATGGAGATATATAAAAGGGCCCTGGAGCTTGGCTATATAAAGGATATAATTGATGCAGGCGGTATTGTTACAAACCCAACCTGCGGTGCATGCCTTGGCGGTCATATGGGCATTGCATCTGATAATGATGTTATAATAAGCTCAACCACAAGGAACTTCCAGGGAAGAATGGGATCTCCAGGGGCAAGAATATACCTTGGCTCGGCTGCAACAGTGGCAGCATCTGCATTAAATGGTTATATAACGGATCCAGGTGATTTACAATGA
- a CDS encoding FMN-binding glutamate synthase family protein: MGNRNFIPVPKQKNPEFWDIKRIDHIRRLSMTGEPYEIFVNNSGNRILDRISFNVNDRTINDDYGNTETELAGLKMSVPLYLGDMSYGALSGNPNIAIANAAEKTETMAGTGEGGLLPELYDKKRIFVQWASARFGVTLDTLNRGSAVVIKIGQGAKPGIGGHLPGIKVTGPISTTRKIPEGLDAISPAPHHDIYSIEDIAQRIESLKIATKKPVFVKVAATNYIPYIAAGIARSGGDGIIIDGHGAGTGATPLVIRNNFGIPVELAVASAHKMLLKDGNRRKFKIIAAGRVSNSTDAAKLMALGADVVSMGTGVLIAMGCIMVKKCNLGFCPVALTSKIDGKRVFDESYGTDNLIRFINGFTKELSLIVKRLGLRSIRDLTGRSDLLYSDGISEKDLDILSINGEPAEVSPEYGRVDPDYSYLNHLSNTGSAYITSMGSDAPPEIKSPRRIIDFLRLDGAQVTRPPIDPYREEIDISFRLHSIDLEMPLIIDIRNAHGRTKMMLRFAAQASGIAVIDNETLEDYNDITIRYIDGIYIHRSSIYTEKTLTKGFSGYIINSEINLIKIDNYLRSINKRNEYDIIFNLNDNFLNSGDIAKLIALGADAVIISHKIFMESTTDPNYNKALNFVNAIKKELLLISGAMGMYDMQNSLTGNHEILRSISLNYSLPEINVKEAGSQ, translated from the coding sequence ATGGGAAATAGGAATTTTATACCTGTACCAAAGCAGAAGAATCCAGAATTTTGGGATATAAAAAGGATAGATCATATAAGAAGATTATCAATGACTGGAGAGCCATATGAAATATTTGTTAATAATTCTGGAAACAGGATACTGGACAGGATTTCATTTAATGTTAATGACAGAACAATCAACGATGATTATGGCAACACCGAAACAGAGCTTGCAGGTTTAAAAATGAGCGTTCCGCTTTACCTTGGGGACATGTCATACGGTGCCTTGAGCGGGAATCCAAACATTGCAATAGCAAATGCCGCAGAAAAAACTGAAACAATGGCAGGAACCGGTGAGGGTGGCCTTCTGCCGGAGCTCTATGATAAAAAAAGGATCTTTGTGCAGTGGGCATCCGCACGGTTTGGTGTTACTCTTGATACACTTAATAGAGGATCTGCAGTAGTAATAAAGATAGGCCAGGGTGCAAAGCCGGGCATAGGCGGTCATCTCCCTGGAATAAAGGTGACAGGGCCAATATCAACCACAAGGAAGATCCCAGAGGGTCTTGATGCAATATCGCCGGCACCGCATCATGATATTTATTCAATAGAGGATATAGCCCAGAGAATAGAATCGCTGAAGATTGCAACAAAGAAGCCTGTTTTTGTTAAGGTTGCGGCAACAAATTACATACCGTACATAGCAGCAGGCATAGCAAGATCGGGTGGTGATGGTATAATAATAGACGGCCATGGTGCAGGTACAGGTGCAACACCACTTGTGATAAGAAACAACTTCGGAATACCGGTGGAGCTGGCCGTTGCATCAGCACATAAAATGCTTTTAAAGGATGGCAATAGAAGGAAATTTAAGATAATTGCAGCAGGCAGGGTATCGAATTCAACAGATGCAGCCAAGCTGATGGCCCTTGGGGCAGATGTAGTAAGCATGGGTACCGGTGTTCTAATAGCCATGGGATGCATCATGGTAAAAAAATGCAATCTTGGATTCTGCCCGGTTGCACTGACAAGCAAGATAGATGGCAAAAGGGTATTTGATGAATCCTATGGCACGGATAATTTAATAAGATTTATCAATGGATTTACAAAGGAATTATCATTAATTGTTAAAAGGCTTGGCTTGAGATCAATTAGAGATTTAACAGGAAGAAGCGATTTGCTTTATTCCGATGGCATATCGGAAAAGGATCTTGATATACTCTCGATAAATGGAGAGCCCGCTGAGGTTAGTCCTGAGTACGGCAGGGTAGATCCAGATTATTCATATCTTAACCATCTTTCAAACACTGGAAGTGCATATATAACAAGTATGGGCAGTGATGCACCGCCTGAGATAAAAAGTCCCAGAAGAATAATAGACTTTTTAAGGCTTGATGGTGCCCAGGTAACAAGGCCGCCAATAGATCCATACCGTGAGGAAATAGACATATCGTTTAGGCTTCATTCCATTGATCTTGAAATGCCATTGATAATAGATATAAGGAATGCGCATGGCAGGACAAAGATGATGCTTAGATTTGCAGCCCAGGCTTCAGGCATAGCTGTAATAGATAATGAAACGCTTGAGGATTACAATGACATAACGATAAGGTACATTGACGGTATTTACATACATAGATCATCGATATATACAGAAAAAACACTGACCAAGGGGTTTTCAGGTTATATAATAAACAGCGAGATTAATTTAATCAAAATAGATAATTATCTAAGATCGATAAATAAAAGAAACGAATACGATATAATATTCAATCTTAATGATAATTTTCTTAATTCCGGGGATATAGCAAAGCTGATAGCGCTTGGCGCGGATGCCGTGATAATAAGCCATAAAATATTTATGGAATCAACCACGGACCCGAATTATAATAAAGCATTGAACTTTGTTAATGCGATAAAAAAGGAGTTATTACTAATATCCGGTGCCATGGGCATGTATGATATGCAAAATTCATTGACAGGCAACCATGAGATATTAAGATCAATTTCGTTGAACTATTCATTACCTGAAATAAATGTAAAGGAGGCTGGTTCACAGTGA
- a CDS encoding class II glutamine amidotransferase produces the protein MNYVPSGCGLFAMLRKDHAHKIPGKYIVSGITEVKHRGSDRGAGYAMFNLNDNNYYIRAFSNKDIKKDLEMLGINVIKSYKINLNGIKDRCYDVSINNNMMSLEMINNELWNDKSRIYSYGRLNVMKGVGYPEDIARLYKIEELSADMWLAHTRQPTNSPGNLPFWSHPFSSFNVAIVHNGDISSFGSNARYVESLGIKSLVGTDSEVVSYLFNDLVNKNGVLNAVRILSGASMDLKRSYKNAMLDGPYSMAIGYDSGDDLYLIAMVDKHKFRPLYIGEDDDYYYAASEISQITEISKNALIWPLPAGSYFIASMHRGIISGIKGNINVSFNGEYDIDASGIPYNEINNEIKRLNKNSVSIINVHGHKYIGMGLRNLNIKIYGNPGNCLANVNDNNNIEVFGNVLDDCGDAMSSGNIFIHGSAGDSLGQAMSGGSIYVKNSTQARTGIQMRSYLNVPYIVIGDTFGDYLGEYMAGGRIIVLGNKHTGRFIGTGMLSGKIYINGRINHENIGIKNDDKRLLMALKTLKKFDKNIKINDYIKNDDNLNIEYRKLNNEELKEVSMHVKVYDEHFKTSYINKIKNRFTIISGKH, from the coding sequence GTGAACTATGTACCATCAGGATGCGGTTTATTCGCCATGCTAAGAAAGGATCATGCGCATAAAATACCTGGTAAATACATTGTTTCAGGTATAACAGAGGTAAAACACAGGGGAAGCGATCGTGGTGCCGGCTATGCAATGTTTAATCTAAACGATAATAATTATTACATCAGGGCATTCAGCAATAAAGATATAAAAAAGGATCTTGAAATGCTTGGCATAAATGTTATTAAATCATATAAAATTAATTTAAACGGTATAAAGGATAGATGCTATGATGTATCAATAAATAACAATATGATGTCTTTGGAAATGATAAACAACGAGCTCTGGAATGATAAATCAAGGATATACAGCTATGGAAGGTTAAATGTAATGAAGGGTGTTGGATATCCAGAGGATATAGCAAGGCTTTACAAAATAGAGGAATTAAGCGCGGACATGTGGCTTGCCCATACAAGGCAGCCAACGAATTCGCCCGGGAACCTGCCATTCTGGTCGCATCCGTTCTCTTCATTCAATGTTGCGATAGTTCATAACGGCGATATCAGCTCTTTTGGCTCAAATGCAAGGTATGTGGAATCACTTGGAATAAAAAGCCTTGTTGGAACGGACAGTGAGGTGGTTTCATATCTTTTTAATGACCTTGTTAATAAGAATGGTGTGTTAAACGCTGTAAGAATACTCTCAGGCGCGTCAATGGATCTAAAAAGAAGTTACAAAAATGCAATGCTTGACGGGCCATACAGCATGGCAATAGGCTATGATTCTGGGGACGATCTTTATCTAATAGCAATGGTTGATAAACATAAGTTCAGGCCTCTGTACATAGGTGAGGATGATGATTATTACTATGCCGCAAGCGAGATAAGCCAGATAACGGAGATATCAAAAAATGCATTAATATGGCCGCTTCCTGCAGGTTCATACTTTATAGCATCAATGCACAGGGGAATAATATCAGGCATAAAAGGGAATATAAATGTATCATTCAATGGTGAATATGACATAGATGCATCAGGAATACCATATAATGAAATTAATAACGAAATAAAAAGGCTGAATAAAAATTCAGTAAGTATAATAAATGTCCATGGGCATAAATACATAGGCATGGGTCTTAGAAATTTAAACATAAAAATATATGGAAATCCAGGGAACTGCCTTGCAAATGTAAACGATAACAACAATATAGAGGTGTTCGGCAACGTGCTTGATGACTGCGGTGATGCAATGTCATCCGGTAACATATTTATTCATGGCAGTGCAGGGGATTCGCTTGGACAGGCCATGAGCGGCGGTTCAATATATGTAAAAAATAGCACGCAGGCCAGGACAGGCATACAGATGAGGTCATATTTAAATGTACCATATATAGTCATAGGCGATACCTTTGGTGATTACCTTGGGGAGTACATGGCAGGCGGCAGGATAATAGTTCTTGGCAATAAACATACTGGAAGATTCATAGGAACAGGCATGCTCTCAGGAAAGATATACATAAATGGCAGAATAAACCATGAAAACATAGGAATTAAAAATGATGATAAAAGACTTTTAATGGCCCTGAAAACGTTAAAAAAATTCGATAAAAACATAAAAATCAACGATTACATAAAAAACGATGATAATTTAAATATTGAATACAGAAAACTAAACAATGAGGAATTAAAAGAGGTATCCATGCATGTTAAAGTCTATGATGAGCATTTTAAAACTTCTTACATTAATAAAATAAAAAACCGCTTTACAATTATATCTGGAAAACATTGA
- a CDS encoding ammonium transporter — protein sequence MSFDVSWLNTGNNAWMLTAATLVGLQSIPGLALYYAGMTKRKYMVNAMMMALYAFSAVLVVWVIAGYSFGFGTVPLLKIDGYYIFSMPVPVGSASFIAGQAIVGPERIALSIPNSTVIFFQFVFAAITPVLLMGGILERMNFKAWMVFVPVWSFLVYSPVAYWLFAGGWLNQLGAVDFSGGYVIHLDAGVGALAAALAIGPRIKEDMNLKANNLGLVMLGLGLIWLGWDGFNGGDPYGSGIDAAIAIINTNVATAVSMITWMLMDMKFFKKASLIGASVGAIAGLVGITPAAGYVNIYGAMVIGIATGIIPWIALYKIEPHFKIDDALGVFSSHAVAGIVGGILTGVLADPFITQYIDPGLRGAIYGDFYQLGIQALAAAVVFAYTFAMTIAILKIIGLFIPLREKEENLKLGDLAIHGEIGFEDSYQAVRK from the coding sequence ATGTCGTTTGATGTTTCGTGGTTGAATACAGGAAACAACGCATGGATGCTTACAGCCGCAACCCTTGTGGGACTTCAGAGCATACCAGGACTTGCATTGTACTATGCAGGCATGACAAAGAGAAAATACATGGTAAATGCCATGATGATGGCATTATACGCATTTTCTGCTGTTCTTGTCGTCTGGGTGATTGCAGGCTACAGCTTTGGTTTTGGAACGGTTCCGCTTTTAAAGATAGATGGCTATTACATATTTTCAATGCCAGTGCCTGTTGGATCGGCATCATTTATAGCAGGCCAGGCAATTGTTGGACCTGAAAGGATAGCACTGAGCATACCAAATTCAACGGTAATATTCTTTCAATTCGTCTTTGCGGCAATAACACCGGTATTATTAATGGGTGGAATACTTGAAAGGATGAACTTTAAGGCCTGGATGGTCTTTGTTCCAGTATGGTCCTTCCTTGTTTACAGCCCGGTGGCATACTGGTTATTTGCAGGCGGCTGGCTGAACCAGCTTGGTGCGGTTGATTTCTCAGGTGGCTATGTAATACACCTTGACGCAGGGGTTGGTGCACTCGCAGCCGCACTTGCAATAGGACCAAGAATAAAGGAGGATATGAACCTAAAGGCGAACAACCTTGGACTTGTAATGCTCGGTCTGGGTTTGATATGGCTGGGCTGGGATGGCTTTAATGGTGGGGACCCATATGGAAGCGGAATAGACGCCGCAATAGCCATAATAAACACAAACGTTGCCACGGCAGTTAGCATGATAACATGGATGTTAATGGACATGAAGTTCTTTAAAAAGGCATCACTGATAGGTGCATCGGTTGGCGCCATAGCCGGACTTGTGGGGATAACACCTGCCGCAGGTTATGTAAATATATACGGTGCAATGGTTATAGGCATTGCAACCGGAATAATACCCTGGATAGCATTATATAAAATAGAGCCACATTTTAAAATAGATGATGCACTTGGTGTTTTTTCATCACATGCTGTGGCAGGCATTGTCGGTGGTATTTTGACAGGTGTCCTTGCAGATCCATTCATTACGCAGTACATTGATCCTGGCCTTAGAGGGGCAATTTACGGCGACTTCTACCAGCTTGGCATACAGGCACTTGCAGCCGCTGTCGTATTTGCATACACATTTGCAATGACCATTGCAATACTTAAAATCATAGGTTTATTCATACCATTGAGGGAAAAGGAGGAAAATCTCAAACTTGGCGATCTTGCAATACATGGTGAGATTGGCTTTGAGGATTCATATCAGGCCGTGAGAAAATAA
- a CDS encoding DUF996 domain-containing protein — MNLQRIPELETARTYGIIGIILDFLGSVLSIVTRGFGLIIDIIGLIFILLAVKTISDYYNDQRPFRYMVYSIISAVIIAVVAIILILALVIPANASISTHLNGYQISAAAPVFSAISFLFLLLIIIVVAALIPTVFEYLAFNTIGDLTGIDQFRTGAILLIIGIILTIIVIGAIISLVGIILIAIGFNDLPLRARPRVIDENINPGNGFN, encoded by the coding sequence ATGAACCTTCAGCGTATACCTGAACTGGAAACGGCCAGAACCTATGGTATAATTGGTATAATACTTGATTTCCTTGGCAGTGTTTTATCAATAGTTACACGTGGCTTTGGCCTTATAATAGATATAATTGGTTTAATCTTTATATTGCTTGCAGTTAAAACAATATCTGATTATTACAATGACCAAAGGCCATTCAGATACATGGTATATTCGATCATATCCGCGGTTATTATTGCCGTGGTTGCGATAATATTAATACTGGCTCTTGTCATTCCGGCAAATGCCTCGATATCAACACATTTAAATGGATATCAAATTAGCGCTGCCGCTCCTGTTTTTTCAGCAATATCATTTTTATTCCTGCTGTTAATAATTATTGTTGTGGCAGCCCTTATTCCAACGGTCTTTGAGTACCTTGCATTCAACACCATTGGAGATCTTACAGGCATAGATCAGTTCAGAACCGGTGCAATTCTGCTCATTATTGGAATAATATTAACGATTATAGTAATAGGTGCAATAATATCACTGGTAGGTATAATACTAATAGCAATAGGCTTTAATGATCTACCATTAAGGGCAAGGCCAAGGGTAATAGATGAAAATATTAATCCTGGAAATGGTTTTAATTAA
- a CDS encoding acyl-CoA dehydrogenase family protein, producing the protein MKFDFSNIFLSRGVNYFNDDKTLHSIMKYLNYHDDALADMGLYISSEMIEDSMFIDHYAKPVLKTWGILDNEIEGVWISRDHKNIIERLLDMGVVSRILDKDLMFHFTSGYLISDSGLFCTLTLTGQTVYALKKYSNNLNDFIEHYRNDHWLGATYYTEIQGGSDLGANKTVAVSNGDSFILNGENKYFASDAGLADGAIVTARLNNKPGVKGISVFFVPALKPDGSPNYNIRRLKDKLGTILVPTGEVILNNSIGYMLGNDNNGIYIALEILEISRIDDALAAAGIARKALWESYLYSLERHAFGKAIIKHPLIIRDLIEMQSEVDASTVLSFIAADMFSKVTDEEPPYHDDYHMARAFTHMAKNISSWASDHVTRYAMEIFGGKGFLYDFPVEKFHRDSIVTSLWEGTSNIQALDFLEILIKKKIDKRIISIINDIIKDLSKENADILSSALRRSLENLESMLSSGKTEYFAKDILNTLGHLSALAFMLLISEKTGNMELSISGKIYYYRHFLNSFPYDFDFNSASRILHWMKRI; encoded by the coding sequence ATGAAATTTGATTTTTCAAATATATTTTTAAGCAGGGGTGTAAACTATTTCAATGATGATAAAACGCTACATAGTATAATGAAATACCTTAATTACCACGATGATGCGCTAGCAGATATGGGGCTTTACATTTCCAGTGAAATGATTGAGGATTCAATGTTTATAGACCATTATGCAAAACCTGTTCTAAAAACCTGGGGTATCCTTGACAATGAAATTGAGGGCGTCTGGATATCCAGAGATCATAAAAATATAATAGAAAGGCTTCTCGACATGGGCGTGGTCTCAAGGATTCTTGATAAAGATTTGATGTTTCATTTTACATCAGGATATTTAATCTCAGATTCTGGTTTATTCTGCACACTTACTTTAACAGGTCAAACAGTTTATGCGCTTAAAAAATACAGCAACAATTTAAATGATTTTATAGAGCATTACAGAAATGATCACTGGCTTGGTGCAACATATTACACAGAGATTCAGGGAGGCAGCGATCTTGGTGCAAATAAAACCGTGGCAGTCAGCAATGGTGATTCTTTTATATTAAACGGCGAGAACAAGTACTTTGCCAGCGACGCCGGACTTGCAGATGGTGCCATTGTAACGGCAAGGCTTAACAATAAACCTGGTGTTAAAGGCATTTCGGTATTTTTTGTGCCGGCACTAAAACCTGACGGAAGTCCAAACTACAATATAAGACGGCTGAAGGACAAGCTTGGGACCATTCTTGTGCCAACAGGTGAGGTGATATTGAATAACTCGATAGGCTACATGCTTGGCAATGATAATAATGGAATATACATAGCACTTGAGATACTTGAAATATCAAGGATAGATGATGCTCTTGCAGCTGCCGGCATAGCCAGAAAGGCACTATGGGAATCATATTTATATTCACTGGAGAGGCATGCCTTTGGAAAAGCAATTATCAAGCATCCTTTAATAATTAGGGATCTTATTGAAATGCAATCCGAGGTTGATGCATCAACGGTGTTATCATTCATTGCCGCTGATATGTTTTCAAAGGTTACTGATGAGGAGCCGCCGTATCATGACGATTATCACATGGCGCGGGCATTTACACATATGGCAAAGAATATATCATCATGGGCAAGCGACCATGTAACAAGGTACGCCATGGAAATCTTTGGTGGCAAGGGCTTTCTTTATGATTTCCCTGTTGAAAAATTCCACAGGGATTCAATTGTAACATCGTTATGGGAGGGCACAAGCAACATACAAGCACTGGATTTTCTTGAGATATTAATCAAAAAGAAAATCGATAAAAGGATCATTTCAATTATAAACGATATAATAAAAGACCTATCAAAGGAAAACGCGGATATTTTAAGCTCTGCATTAAGAAGATCTCTTGAGAATCTTGAATCGATGCTTTCATCCGGAAAAACAGAGTACTTTGCAAAGGATATATTAAACACACTTGGCCATTTATCAGCACTGGCCTTCATGCTTTTAATATCTGAAAAAACCGGTAACATGGAGCTTTCAATATCAGGAAAAATTTACTACTATAGGCACTTCCTTAACAGTTTCCCATATGATTTTGATTTTAACTCAGCCTCAAGGATTCTTCACTGGATGAAAAGGATTTAA